From the genome of Ammoniphilus sp. CFH 90114, one region includes:
- a CDS encoding MgtC/SapB family protein gives MFAGFDFEPYVKIMLAVLIGFLIGWDREVKSKPAGIKTYSFVTVASTLMTIISVDLFHVYAHSGVTMMDPARLAAQIPPALGFIGAGLILKQGRRVSGLTSASMILFAGGIGIAIGAGYYGIMGFSVILMLLVIKLGNALSKRFYPTEEQANEEHLD, from the coding sequence GTGTTCGCCGGATTTGACTTTGAACCCTATGTTAAAATTATGCTCGCTGTCCTTATAGGCTTTCTCATTGGATGGGACAGAGAGGTCAAAAGTAAGCCAGCAGGTATAAAAACCTATTCCTTTGTTACAGTAGCCTCTACTCTCATGACGATTATTTCCGTGGATTTATTCCATGTTTATGCACACAGTGGGGTTACAATGATGGATCCCGCTAGATTAGCAGCACAAATTCCACCCGCGCTAGGCTTTATTGGGGCAGGACTCATCTTGAAACAAGGACGTAGAGTTTCTGGACTGACCTCAGCCTCTATGATTTTATTTGCTGGGGGCATTGGAATTGCGATTGGCGCTGGGTACTATGGAATCATGGGCTTTAGTGTGATCTTGATGCTCCTTGTGATCAAGCTAGGAAACGCTTTGAGTAAGCGATTTTATCCTACAGAAGAACAAGCCAATGAGGAACACTTAGATTAA
- a CDS encoding type IIA DNA topoisomerase subunit B: protein MKEKLYSDDDIRVLKGLTAVRVRPGMYIGSTGTRGLHHLVWEIIDNSKDEVLAGYCDTIRVTIHKDNSVTVEDNGRGIPTGINRDEGIPTPTVVFTVLHAGGKFGGGDGYKKSGGLHGVGASVVNALSQWLEVQIHRDGQAYKQRFEYIEEKANQEEQVGHPVTDLQVMGKTNKKGTIVRFKPDSRVFSETNFHFETLKERLKDNAFLLKGVTIHLKDERVSPNREEIFHFDEGIKAFVEYLNDGKTTLHDIVYFEGEKEGIDVELAFQYNDSSVDNLLSYVNTIPTIDEGTHVSGLRNAMTKALNDYARKHNFLKKNDKNLSGNDYREGFMAVLSIRMDNPQFESQTKDKLGSEEARSAVEGFVGEKMVFFLDENPEIAKLIIDRAIESRRIKEEIRKATEALKNPGKKKKKGKKSISDKFTPPAKRDSERNELFIVEGDSAGGSAINGRDRNFQAVLSLRGKPINVEKKKIYEVIGPNGNEEINTIVEVIETGIADEFDANKCAFGKIIIMTDADYDGAHIQILLLTLFYRYFSELVRRGKVYIAQPPLYKVYKQDKKKQEVIYCWSEEERSAAMKKLGKQAEIQRYKGLGEMNAEQLWDTTMNPSTRRLIQVDIEDAAEAERIVTILMGDKVPPRREWIEQNVKFVVEEE, encoded by the coding sequence ATGAAAGAAAAGTTATATAGTGATGACGATATTAGAGTCCTCAAGGGCTTAACCGCTGTTCGGGTAAGGCCAGGTATGTATATCGGTTCAACCGGAACTAGGGGTTTGCATCACTTAGTATGGGAGATTATCGATAATTCCAAGGATGAAGTACTTGCAGGATACTGCGATACCATCCGTGTAACTATACATAAAGATAACAGTGTGACTGTTGAAGATAATGGGCGGGGGATTCCTACTGGAATCAACCGAGATGAAGGGATTCCAACCCCAACCGTTGTTTTTACCGTCCTTCACGCCGGAGGGAAATTTGGCGGTGGAGACGGATATAAGAAATCTGGTGGTTTGCACGGCGTTGGCGCCAGTGTGGTGAATGCCTTGTCCCAATGGTTAGAAGTTCAAATCCACCGCGATGGCCAAGCTTATAAACAACGTTTCGAGTACATCGAAGAAAAAGCAAACCAAGAAGAACAAGTAGGACATCCCGTAACAGACCTACAGGTCATGGGGAAGACGAATAAGAAAGGCACCATTGTTCGTTTTAAACCAGATAGCAGGGTGTTTAGTGAAACGAACTTTCACTTTGAAACATTGAAGGAACGTCTTAAGGATAACGCTTTCCTTCTGAAGGGAGTGACCATTCATCTAAAGGATGAACGAGTTTCTCCTAACCGGGAGGAAATCTTTCACTTCGATGAAGGGATTAAGGCGTTTGTTGAGTATCTTAACGATGGGAAGACAACTCTGCACGATATTGTCTACTTTGAAGGGGAGAAGGAAGGCATTGATGTGGAATTAGCCTTTCAATACAATGATTCCTCTGTCGATAATTTGTTGTCCTATGTAAACACCATTCCTACCATCGACGAGGGTACGCATGTGTCCGGTCTGCGCAATGCCATGACGAAGGCACTCAATGACTACGCTCGCAAGCATAACTTCTTAAAGAAGAATGACAAAAACTTATCAGGAAATGATTATCGAGAAGGGTTCATGGCTGTCCTTAGTATTCGTATGGATAACCCGCAATTCGAAAGTCAGACTAAGGACAAACTAGGAAGTGAGGAGGCTCGCTCTGCTGTAGAAGGATTTGTTGGAGAGAAGATGGTATTTTTCCTAGATGAGAATCCTGAGATAGCGAAGCTGATTATCGATCGAGCAATCGAGTCCAGACGAATAAAAGAAGAAATTAGGAAGGCGACCGAAGCGCTAAAGAACCCAGGAAAGAAAAAGAAAAAAGGCAAAAAGAGTATCAGTGACAAATTCACTCCTCCTGCCAAACGGGATTCCGAGCGCAATGAACTGTTTATTGTTGAGGGAGATAGTGCTGGCGGCTCGGCAATCAATGGGCGTGATCGCAACTTCCAAGCCGTACTCAGTTTGCGAGGGAAGCCGATCAATGTGGAAAAGAAGAAGATTTATGAAGTGATCGGGCCCAATGGAAACGAAGAGATTAATACGATCGTGGAAGTGATTGAAACCGGAATTGCCGACGAATTCGATGCGAATAAATGTGCATTCGGCAAGATTATTATCATGACCGATGCCGACTACGATGGAGCACATATCCAGATTCTCCTTTTGACTTTGTTTTACCGATATTTTTCTGAGTTAGTGAGACGTGGGAAAGTGTATATCGCCCAACCACCTTTATATAAAGTTTATAAGCAGGATAAGAAGAAGCAGGAAGTGATCTACTGCTGGTCTGAGGAAGAGCGCAGCGCAGCTATGAAAAAGCTGGGTAAACAAGCCGAGATCCAACGTTATAAAGGACTGGGTGAAATGAATGCGGAGCAGCTCTGGGATACGACGATGAATCCAAGCACGCGGCGATTAATCCAAGTGGATATCGAAGATGCAGCAGAGGCCGAACGGATCGTAACCATCCTTATGGGGGATAAGGTTCCACCACGCAGGGAGTGGATCGAACAGAACGTGAAGTTTGTTGTTGAGGAGGAATAG
- a CDS encoding P1 family peptidase, with the protein MGTKKRLRDYGISIGQLPTGPKNKITDVQGVKVGHVTLSEGAIQTGVTCILPHRGNCFQDKVLATSYVINGFGKTVGTIQMEELGVLETPILLTNTLSVGTVSAALVEYMLRDNEDIGVTTGTVNPVVGECNDGYLNDIRGLHVQKEHAWDAICKASEDFEEGAVGAGTGMSCFGLKGGIGSASRVVRIEALDYTVGCIVLSNFGQKGDLLIDGRPVGKWIEMQDQSGHMTERDKGSIIIVLATDIPLSERQLKRVSKRATVGLSRTGSFVGHGSGDIVLSFSTANQVPHYPETTEVIQTVLHEDHLDSVFRAVAEAVEESILNSMVTAKSVTGRDGNSRRSLSEYMEAWLLQS; encoded by the coding sequence ATGGGCACAAAAAAGAGATTAAGAGACTATGGAATTTCCATTGGACAGCTTCCTACTGGACCAAAGAATAAGATAACAGATGTACAAGGCGTAAAGGTGGGGCATGTGACGTTAAGCGAGGGGGCCATTCAGACTGGTGTTACGTGTATACTTCCGCATAGGGGAAATTGCTTTCAAGATAAGGTGTTAGCAACAAGCTACGTCATCAATGGTTTCGGTAAAACAGTTGGTACGATCCAAATGGAAGAATTGGGAGTACTAGAAACTCCCATCCTGCTTACGAATACGCTAAGTGTAGGTACGGTCAGTGCTGCTTTAGTCGAGTATATGTTGAGAGACAATGAAGATATTGGTGTGACGACTGGAACCGTCAATCCTGTGGTAGGCGAGTGCAATGATGGATATCTGAATGATATCCGCGGGCTCCACGTGCAAAAGGAACATGCTTGGGATGCGATTTGCAAGGCTTCAGAAGATTTTGAGGAAGGGGCTGTGGGAGCAGGAACCGGCATGTCGTGCTTCGGGTTAAAGGGGGGAATCGGATCAGCTTCACGTGTTGTACGCATAGAAGCCCTTGATTATACTGTCGGGTGTATCGTCCTTTCTAACTTTGGTCAGAAGGGTGATCTTCTAATTGATGGAAGACCCGTAGGGAAGTGGATCGAAATGCAAGATCAAAGCGGACACATGACAGAACGGGACAAAGGATCGATCATCATTGTGCTAGCTACTGATATTCCACTAAGCGAAAGACAGCTTAAACGAGTGTCAAAACGTGCCACGGTTGGCCTTAGTCGAACAGGATCCTTTGTTGGACATGGAAGCGGGGATATTGTTCTTTCATTTAGCACGGCCAATCAAGTACCGCATTATCCGGAGACGACAGAAGTGATACAGACGGTATTGCATGAGGATCACCTGGATTCGGTATTCCGAGCAGTGGCAGAAGCAGTGGAGGAGTCTATTTTGAATTCGATGGTAACAGCTAAGTCTGTTACAGGGAGAGATGGAAATAGCAGAAGATCTTTGAGTGAATATATGGAGGCATGGCTGCTGCAATCTTAA
- the parC gene encoding DNA topoisomerase IV subunit A encodes MSLFNQDYMQMSVRDVYRSRFSDYARYIILSRAIPDVRDGLKPVQRRVLYSMYKERNLPDRPYRKSAKTVGDVMGNYHPHGDSSIYETMVNLVQNHKMREPLIDGHGHWGTVDGDSAAAMRYTEARLTEISTEMLRDIEKDTVDFIPNYDNTTKEPTILPSRFPNLLVNGVTGISIGFATEIPTHNLREVIKGSIALLNNPDITLDELMTYIPGPDLPLGGIIQGKSEIKKAYRTGSGRIVIRSKTHVEKGKQGRQLIVIDEIPYTVKKKALVQQIDEEIIDKNVDGLLEVRDETDREGLRIVLEVRKDAEIEGILNYLYKKTDLQISYSFNMLVISDTHPKQMGLKEILQAYIEHQKEVVTRRTQYDYDKAEKRLHIVEGIIKAISILREVIDTIMDSDGREDARENLISKYDFTYEQAEAILDIRLHQLTRLDIKKYEKEEKELLKKLKEWNAILTSEKQLKKVIEKELAEIGEKYGNERRTVIQDEIETIEVDISITVPSEDVIVTLSEDLYIKRVSLRSFTSSGGTLETAGVKEGDKIKYFLRVNTIHSLLLFTNDGMYYQVPIHEIPDARWKDPGTALVNVVGLGKDQKIIGVIPIEDFNQPEVFVHFATSKGMVKKTALTEYATNYKKRGIAAVKVKEDDRVVQVFLAGANDQMLMVSKEGMAIQFALKEVNPMGRNTAGVKAMKLSDTDDMIDAFVTKEEDERVLAILTTDGTVKRIYVSDFLVQARGGKGLLVIRKRKTKPHRLIYVLLESDTAGDLYFVTNKGQEAIVPVDTIDISDQGGAGKDLLSLEKGEEVIRAYQRPIIPEEKHDEDQDIS; translated from the coding sequence GTGAGCCTATTCAACCAGGATTATATGCAGATGAGTGTAAGGGACGTTTATCGTTCCAGATTTAGCGATTATGCACGTTATATTATCCTATCACGGGCCATACCTGATGTTCGTGATGGTTTAAAGCCTGTACAGCGAAGAGTCCTTTATTCCATGTATAAAGAGCGAAATCTACCTGACCGTCCTTATCGGAAATCAGCGAAAACCGTTGGGGATGTTATGGGGAATTACCACCCGCATGGCGATTCCTCCATTTATGAGACAATGGTGAATCTCGTGCAGAATCATAAAATGAGAGAGCCTCTTATTGATGGACACGGCCACTGGGGGACGGTGGATGGCGATTCCGCTGCGGCTATGAGGTATACTGAGGCGCGCCTAACAGAAATCTCTACAGAGATGTTGCGCGATATTGAAAAGGATACGGTTGATTTCATCCCGAACTATGACAACACGACGAAGGAACCTACCATACTACCATCACGCTTTCCCAACTTGCTAGTGAACGGGGTAACGGGGATTTCCATTGGCTTTGCGACAGAGATTCCTACTCATAACTTAAGAGAAGTCATTAAGGGATCTATTGCCTTGCTTAATAACCCTGATATCACCTTAGATGAGCTTATGACGTATATCCCTGGACCAGACCTTCCACTAGGTGGAATTATTCAAGGGAAGTCGGAAATAAAGAAAGCCTATCGGACAGGTTCCGGGAGAATTGTAATTCGCTCTAAGACCCATGTGGAAAAGGGAAAGCAAGGAAGGCAGTTAATCGTCATTGACGAGATTCCTTATACTGTGAAGAAAAAAGCGCTGGTCCAGCAGATTGATGAAGAAATTATAGACAAGAACGTGGACGGTTTATTGGAAGTAAGAGATGAAACCGATCGAGAAGGCTTGCGGATCGTCTTAGAGGTTCGCAAGGACGCTGAGATTGAGGGCATCTTGAATTATCTCTACAAGAAAACAGATCTCCAAATTTCCTATAGCTTTAATATGCTAGTGATTTCAGATACCCATCCGAAACAAATGGGGCTAAAAGAGATCTTACAAGCTTATATCGAGCATCAAAAAGAGGTTGTAACCCGTCGTACTCAATATGATTATGATAAGGCCGAAAAGCGTCTTCATATTGTTGAAGGAATAATTAAGGCGATCTCCATTCTTAGGGAAGTCATTGATACGATTATGGATTCTGATGGAAGAGAAGATGCAAGAGAAAACTTGATCTCTAAATATGACTTTACCTACGAGCAAGCGGAGGCCATCTTAGATATTCGCCTTCACCAATTGACTAGACTTGATATCAAAAAGTATGAAAAAGAGGAAAAAGAGCTTCTTAAAAAGCTGAAAGAATGGAATGCCATTCTCACGAGTGAAAAACAACTTAAGAAAGTGATTGAAAAAGAGTTGGCGGAAATCGGTGAAAAGTATGGCAACGAACGCAGGACGGTGATTCAGGATGAAATTGAGACGATCGAAGTCGATATTTCCATTACCGTTCCTTCTGAGGATGTCATAGTAACCCTATCAGAAGACTTGTATATCAAGCGTGTATCTTTGCGTTCCTTTACTAGTTCGGGAGGGACCTTAGAAACAGCAGGAGTCAAAGAAGGGGATAAAATTAAGTACTTCCTACGGGTTAATACGATTCATTCGTTGTTGCTCTTTACCAATGACGGGATGTATTATCAGGTACCCATCCACGAAATTCCGGACGCGCGTTGGAAAGACCCTGGAACTGCCCTTGTCAATGTGGTTGGATTAGGGAAAGATCAAAAAATTATTGGGGTTATCCCTATTGAGGATTTCAATCAGCCAGAGGTGTTTGTCCACTTTGCCACTTCTAAGGGGATGGTAAAGAAGACGGCTCTCACGGAGTATGCTACGAACTACAAGAAGCGAGGGATCGCAGCTGTTAAAGTGAAAGAGGATGATCGTGTCGTTCAAGTGTTCCTTGCAGGCGCCAATGATCAGATGCTAATGGTAAGCAAGGAAGGAATGGCTATCCAGTTTGCACTGAAGGAAGTAAACCCTATGGGAAGGAATACCGCAGGCGTAAAAGCGATGAAACTATCGGATACAGACGATATGATTGACGCTTTCGTTACAAAAGAAGAGGATGAGCGAGTGTTAGCCATCCTAACGACAGATGGTACCGTAAAACGGATTTATGTTTCAGACTTCCTTGTTCAGGCCAGAGGAGGCAAGGGATTACTGGTCATCCGGAAGAGAAAGACGAAACCTCACCGCTTGATCTACGTCTTATTAGAGTCAGATACAGCTGGGGACCTCTATTTTGTTACGAATAAGGGGCAAGAAGCCATAGTTCCTGTAGATACAATAGACATCTCTGATCAAGGTGGAGCGGGAAAAGATCTACTTTCTCTTGAAAAAGGAGAAGAAGTGATTCGGGCTTATCAGCGACCGATTATACCAGAAGAAAAGCACGACGAGGATCAGGATATTTCCTAG
- a CDS encoding DUF309 domain-containing protein, producing MEYPIEYIEFLVHFHGDRDFFECHEILEEYWKSEEERSDKWVALIQLAVGLYHHRRGNYAGARKMLESSLKRMDSTEITQLGLDYEKSYRLIQERIKQIEQGLVYTDLNLAINDPELLTRCLEECDKKGMIWQGRSGEQEELIHRHTLRDRSDVIAAREEQKMKKRRT from the coding sequence ATGGAATACCCCATCGAATATATTGAATTCTTAGTGCATTTTCACGGTGATCGTGATTTTTTTGAGTGTCACGAAATTCTAGAGGAGTATTGGAAATCGGAAGAAGAACGCTCGGATAAGTGGGTCGCTCTTATTCAGCTTGCTGTTGGTTTGTATCATCATCGGAGAGGGAATTACGCAGGGGCAAGGAAAATGTTGGAGAGCAGCCTAAAACGAATGGATTCAACTGAAATTACCCAATTAGGGCTAGATTACGAAAAATCTTATCGTTTAATCCAGGAACGGATTAAACAAATTGAACAAGGACTGGTGTACACAGATTTAAATCTGGCAATCAACGATCCCGAATTACTTACGCGCTGCCTTGAGGAATGCGACAAAAAAGGAATGATTTGGCAAGGGCGAAGCGGTGAACAAGAAGAACTAATCCATCGGCATACCCTAAGAGATCGAAGCGATGTTATTGCGGCAAGAGAAGAACAAAAAATGAAAAAAAGAAGAACTTAA
- a CDS encoding YqaA family protein — MMSSLHNWLEQIIDVLLDYGIWGLSIMSFFESAFFPIPPDVLLIPLAMLNPENAWVLAFATTIASVLGALLGIWIGKWLGRPILLKFIPEQQISRVENLFSRYGGWAMFVAAFTPIPFKVFTVAAGVFKANIVTVMIASIIGRGARFFLIAAFIVYFGDQAMDLISQYLGPITFAVAGIVLIGGYIYKLLKRR; from the coding sequence ATGATGTCTTCTTTACATAATTGGTTAGAGCAAATCATTGATGTATTACTTGATTACGGGATTTGGGGACTTAGCATTATGTCATTCTTTGAATCGGCGTTTTTCCCGATTCCTCCTGACGTGCTGCTCATTCCTTTGGCCATGTTAAATCCAGAGAACGCTTGGGTCTTGGCCTTTGCGACAACTATAGCTTCTGTGCTGGGCGCATTGCTTGGTATATGGATTGGGAAGTGGCTTGGCCGTCCGATTCTATTGAAGTTTATCCCCGAACAGCAGATTTCTCGAGTGGAGAACCTATTCTCTCGCTACGGAGGATGGGCCATGTTCGTCGCCGCTTTCACTCCAATCCCCTTTAAGGTTTTTACGGTAGCAGCAGGAGTGTTTAAGGCGAATATCGTAACGGTTATGATCGCATCGATAATTGGTCGAGGGGCACGTTTCTTCCTGATTGCAGCTTTTATTGTTTATTTCGGTGATCAAGCGATGGACTTGATTTCGCAATACTTAGGTCCTATTACCTTTGCTGTCGCAGGAATTGTCCTCATTGGCGGCTATATTTACAAGTTGCTAAAGAGACGTTAG
- a CDS encoding S1 RNA-binding domain-containing protein, which yields MSTIEVGNIIEGTVVGVQSFGAFVKIGDNKQGLVHISQISSSYVQDINQVLKVDDKVQVKVTEIKPDGKISLTMRINEEPKPNNRPPFRKRDDRGPGRQQAPQKDDFESLMKKWAKTSEDKMSDLGKREKRR from the coding sequence TTGAGTACGATTGAAGTAGGAAACATTATTGAAGGTACGGTAGTTGGGGTTCAGTCTTTTGGAGCCTTTGTTAAAATTGGTGATAACAAACAAGGTCTTGTTCACATATCCCAGATTTCATCTTCTTATGTGCAAGATATTAACCAAGTGCTTAAAGTGGACGATAAAGTTCAAGTTAAAGTAACTGAAATCAAACCCGATGGAAAAATCTCCTTAACGATGAGAATCAATGAGGAACCGAAACCTAATAATCGTCCTCCATTCAGAAAACGCGATGATCGCGGCCCTGGACGCCAGCAAGCTCCTCAGAAGGATGACTTCGAAAGCCTAATGAAAAAGTGGGCAAAAACGAGCGAAGATAAAATGAGCGATCTTGGCAAGCGTGAAAAGAGAAGATAA
- a CDS encoding acetyl-CoA hydrolase/transferase family protein, whose protein sequence is MNTPLMDLLKEKRKKSEDVLELIKDGDDIILPLANGEPKVLLDCIEANAARYRDVSIHQMHALRGRDYINGKYRGHLSHVAYFLSGASRKAFLEGNCDLVPNHFHEVPRILRETTKTSLIITCASPIDEHGYFSFGTQADYITSFIGKVPFFLEVNMNMPRTFGANQIHISQIAGYTIEDYPLHEVQSPLITDIDRQIATLVAEQIENESTIQAGIGAIPNAVISLLVNHKNLGIHTELLSDGVVDLVELGVVNGIAKKTHPGKVVATFALGTNRLYEYIHENPGVAFLPVEEVNDPRLIAREDKMISINATTEVDFLGQCASETVGGRYYSSSGGQSDFARGARFAKEGKGFICMHSTTKNDTISRIRPQLSLGSAVTTSKNDVDRVVTEYGVAQLRGKSISERAKALIRIAHPKFREELLYEAKKIGFII, encoded by the coding sequence ATGAATACACCGCTAATGGATTTATTAAAGGAAAAACGCAAGAAATCTGAAGACGTCCTAGAGCTGATCAAGGATGGAGATGATATCATCCTTCCTCTCGCGAACGGGGAGCCTAAAGTATTGCTGGATTGCATTGAAGCGAATGCAGCACGTTATCGTGATGTAAGCATTCATCAGATGCATGCTTTACGCGGGCGGGACTATATAAATGGGAAATATCGTGGTCATTTAAGTCATGTAGCTTACTTTCTGAGTGGAGCTTCCCGGAAGGCGTTCTTAGAGGGAAACTGTGACCTGGTGCCTAATCACTTTCATGAGGTGCCAAGAATTCTAAGAGAAACCACAAAAACATCCCTGATCATTACGTGTGCCTCCCCAATCGACGAGCATGGTTACTTCTCATTCGGGACTCAAGCGGACTATATTACTTCTTTCATAGGTAAAGTTCCATTCTTCCTCGAAGTGAATATGAATATGCCTCGTACCTTCGGGGCCAATCAGATTCATATTAGTCAAATCGCGGGGTATACGATTGAAGACTACCCCCTCCACGAGGTTCAATCACCGCTGATCACAGACATTGATCGCCAAATTGCAACTCTTGTGGCGGAACAAATTGAAAATGAATCTACCATTCAAGCTGGAATTGGAGCCATTCCTAATGCGGTAATTAGCTTGCTTGTGAATCATAAAAACCTGGGAATCCATACGGAGCTTCTCTCCGATGGGGTTGTAGATTTAGTAGAGTTAGGAGTCGTGAATGGGATAGCAAAGAAAACACATCCTGGTAAAGTAGTAGCGACCTTTGCCCTAGGTACGAATCGACTCTATGAGTATATTCATGAGAACCCTGGTGTAGCCTTCCTGCCTGTCGAAGAAGTAAATGATCCACGATTGATTGCAAGGGAGGATAAGATGATCTCTATTAATGCCACAACGGAAGTCGATTTCTTAGGGCAATGTGCATCAGAAACGGTAGGGGGAAGGTACTATAGCTCTAGTGGAGGTCAATCCGATTTCGCGAGAGGAGCTCGATTTGCGAAGGAGGGTAAAGGATTTATTTGTATGCACTCTACTACGAAGAACGACACGATCTCTCGTATACGTCCTCAACTATCCTTGGGATCCGCCGTTACAACATCGAAAAATGACGTAGACCGGGTGGTTACTGAGTATGGGGTAGCTCAATTAAGAGGAAAGAGCATCTCAGAGAGAGCAAAAGCCCTCATTCGGATAGCTCACCCGAAGTTTAGGGAAGAATTGCTCTATGAGGCCAAGAAAATCGGATTTATTATTTAA
- a CDS encoding DUF4230 domain-containing protein produces MFYPKKSIHEILAATTEVSTAAEISYQIEDAWRKRLWILLAAIVAFFILLAVVTASISYVVLAKEKTRQEASLLTSVKAISKLATVQHHYMDVFEWNDQKDFILFQLKKSLLATGTASILAGVNLEESQVQVEKEGGRVFVTFPRAEIFSVDSELRFSGESDMIFRRISLEDRNRLMEESKETFRQKALEAGIISQAEERAASQITSYLEGLGYQAEIKFQ; encoded by the coding sequence ATGTTTTATCCGAAGAAGTCCATCCATGAGATCCTTGCCGCAACAACCGAAGTTTCAACCGCCGCAGAAATATCTTATCAGATTGAAGACGCCTGGCGAAAACGGCTATGGATTCTACTAGCTGCAATTGTTGCTTTTTTTATCCTACTGGCGGTTGTGACAGCCTCCATTAGCTATGTTGTGCTTGCCAAGGAAAAGACTCGACAAGAAGCTTCTTTGCTTACGAGTGTGAAGGCCATCTCTAAACTAGCTACAGTACAACACCATTATATGGATGTCTTTGAATGGAATGATCAAAAGGACTTCATTCTATTTCAATTAAAAAAGTCCCTTCTCGCAACAGGAACAGCCTCTATTCTGGCTGGAGTCAATCTTGAGGAATCTCAAGTTCAGGTGGAAAAGGAAGGCGGTCGTGTCTTTGTCACTTTTCCTCGGGCAGAAATTTTTTCTGTGGATAGTGAGCTGCGTTTCTCAGGGGAATCGGATATGATCTTCAGACGCATTTCATTGGAAGATCGTAATCGGTTGATGGAAGAGTCGAAGGAAACCTTCCGGCAGAAGGCTCTTGAAGCAGGAATTATCTCTCAAGCAGAAGAGAGAGCCGCTTCACAGATTACAAGTTACCTTGAAGGCCTAGGCTATCAAGCTGAAATCAAATTCCAATAA
- a CDS encoding metallophosphoesterase family protein — protein MRIGIISDTHMPSRAKGIPQELVKGLKGVDLILHAGDWTKPEVVHAFESLAPIDGVAGNNDGEEIIRRFGRKKIITLAGYRIGMIHGDGVRKKTEERAWEAFADETVDVIVFGHSHVPFLRKHQGVLVFNPGSPTDKRRQPRYSYGVLTLANSIKAEHYYYDDKT, from the coding sequence ATGAGAATTGGGATCATCTCAGACACTCATATGCCATCAAGGGCAAAGGGAATTCCTCAAGAGCTTGTAAAGGGGTTGAAAGGTGTAGATCTTATCCTTCATGCGGGAGATTGGACTAAGCCCGAGGTGGTTCATGCTTTTGAGTCGCTGGCACCGATTGATGGTGTAGCAGGAAATAATGATGGGGAAGAAATTATTCGGCGATTTGGGAGAAAGAAGATTATTACCCTGGCGGGATATCGGATCGGTATGATTCATGGTGATGGGGTGAGGAAGAAGACGGAGGAACGAGCTTGGGAAGCTTTCGCTGATGAGACGGTGGATGTGATTGTTTTTGGTCATTCTCATGTTCCTTTTCTTCGTAAGCATCAAGGGGTCTTGGTGTTTAATCCCGGCTCCCCGACCGATAAGAGACGTCAACCTCGATATTCCTATGGTGTTTTGACTCTTGCGAACTCAATTAAGGCAGAACACTATTATTACGACGATAAAACATAA